In Candidatus Sedimenticola sp. (ex Thyasira tokunagai), the following proteins share a genomic window:
- a CDS encoding RT0821/Lpp0805 family surface protein — translation MAGCQSSGRDTGTVVGGIAGGVIGNQMGSGSGRTAAVIIGTLAGAYLGGHLGQQMDENDRYRTQRTLETTPVHQTSAWQNPDNGNSYEVTPTRTFDSSNGPCREYTTEAVIDGRRETVYGTACRQPDGSWQAANN, via the coding sequence ATGGCAGGCTGCCAAAGCAGCGGCCGTGACACTGGGACCGTTGTCGGCGGTATCGCCGGTGGTGTCATCGGAAACCAGATGGGCTCAGGCTCGGGGCGTACAGCCGCTGTTATCATCGGCACCCTCGCAGGCGCTTACCTTGGGGGGCATCTGGGTCAACAGATGGATGAAAATGACCGCTACCGTACACAGCGCACATTGGAGACCACCCCGGTACATCAAACATCCGCCTGGCAGAATCCGGACAATGGAAACAGTTATGAGGTGACGCCGACCAGGACCTTCGACTCTTCCAATGGTCCTTGCCGCGAATACACCACAGAGGCGGTTATCGACGGAAGACGAGAGACGGTTTACGGCACCGCCTGCCGCCAACCCGACGGTAGCTGGCAAGCCGCCAACAACTAG